In Aegilops tauschii subsp. strangulata cultivar AL8/78 chromosome 3, Aet v6.0, whole genome shotgun sequence, one genomic interval encodes:
- the LOC109776964 gene encoding GABA transporter 1 translates to MGAPSREEEEAKKMEAGGDTVGQKLDAGALFVLQSKGSWLHCGYHLTTSIVAPPLLSLPFAFAALGWSAGMVCLVVGAAVTFYSYNLLSRVLEHHAQQGRRQLRFRDMAADILGPGWARYYIGPIQFMVCFGAVVASTLLAGQSMKAIYLIASPGGAIKLYVFVAIFGVFLVVLAQLPSFHSLRHVNLVSLLLCLSYSLCAVAGCVYLGTSDRPPPKDYSIVGNTHARVYGVFNALAVIATTYGNGIIPEIQATVAAPVTGKMFKGLCLCYAVVVTTFFSVATAGYWAFGNAAQGLLLNNFMVDGKPVIPVWLLLMAELFTLVQLSATATVYLQPTNEVLEGLLSDPKAGQYAARNVVPRLVSRTLAVAFGTTIAAMIPFFGDMNALIGAFGFMPLDFAVPALFYNLTFKPSKKGFVFWLNTAIAVVFSAVAVVASVAAVRQIVLDAGTYKLFANV, encoded by the exons ATGGGGGCTCCGagcagggaggaggaggaggcgaagaaGATGGAGGCCGGCGGCGACACCGTCGGCCAGAAGCTCGACGCCGGCGCGCTCTTCGTCCTCCAGTCCAAAG GGTCATGGCTGCACTGCGGGTACCACCTGACGACGTCGATCGTGGCGCCGCCGCTGCTGAGCCTGCCGTTCGCGTTCGCGGCGCTGGGGTGGTCGGCGGGGATGGTGTGCCTCGTCGTCGGCGCCGCCGTCACCTTCTACTCCTACAACCTCCTCTCCCGCGTGCTCGAGCACCACGCGCAGCAGGGCCGCCGCCAGCTCCGCTTCAGGGACATGGCCGCCGACATACTAG GACCCGGATGGGCGCGCTACTACATCGGGCCGATCCAGTTCATGGTGTGCTTCGGCGCCGTGGTCGCGTCCACGCTGCTCGCCGGCCAGAGCATGAAGGCCATCTACCTGATCGCCAGCCCCGGCGGCGCCATCAAGCTCTACGTCTTCGTGGCCATCTTCGGCGTCTTCCTCGTCGTCCTCGCGCAGCTGCCGTCCTTCCACTCCCTCCGCCACGTCAACCTCGTCTCCCTGCTGCTCTGCCTCTCCTACAGCCTCTGCGCCGTCGCCGGCTGCGTCTACCTCGGCACCTCCGACCGGCCGCCCCCCAAGGACTACTCCATCGTCGGCAACACCCATGCCCGCGTCTACGGCGTCTTCAACGCCCTCGCCGTCATCGCCACCACCTACGGCAACGGCATCATCCCCGAGATACAG GCGACGGTGGCCGCGCCGGTGACGGGGAAGATGTTCAAGGGCCTGTGCCTGTGCTACGCGGTGGTGGTGACCACCTTCTTCAGCGTGGCCACGGCGGGGTACTGGGCGTTCGGCAACGCGGCGCAGGGCCTGCTGCTCAACAACTTCATGGTGGACGGCAAGCCCGTCATCCCGGTGTGGCTGCTGCTCATGGCGGAGCTCTTCACGCTGGTGCAGCTGTCGGCCACGGCCACCGTGTACCTGCAGCCGACCAACGAGGTGCTGGAGGGCCTCCTGTCGGACCCCAAGGCCGGGCAGTACGCGGCGCGGAACGTGGTGCCGCGGCTCGTGTCCCGCACCTTGGCCGTCGCCTTCGGCACCACCATCGCCGCCATGATACCCTTCTTCGGCGACATGAACGCGCTCATCGGGGCCTTCGGCTTCATGCCGCTCGACTTCGCCGTGCCGGCGCTCTTCTACAACCTCACCTTCAAGCCCTCCAAGAAGGGCTTCGTCTTCTGGCTCAACACGGCCATCGCCGTCGTGTTCTCCGCGGTCGCCGTCGTCGCGTCCGTGGCCGCCGTCAGGCAGATCGTGCTGGACGCCGGCACGTACAAGCTCTTCGCTAACGTGTGA